A genomic segment from Burkholderiales bacterium encodes:
- a CDS encoding TIGR02099 family protein: protein MKTLSLRVAGWVWQTLAATVLLVLILGAAAVLTLRHVVLPDIQRYRGEIATALSRAVGQPLTLAAVQADWKGLWPRLTLQGIVLFDAQGQPALTLEEVDTLLSWQSVLVGELRLKRLIIDRPRLAIRREADGLIYISGIPVNRPGARAGLADWILRQGEIRIQHARLEWEDRLRGAPPLVLENVGLRLDNDPLLRRHRFGIVAEAPRDLAGPIDLRGDLRGRTFDDPAGWRGTLYARLPATDLSAWAAWVDFPYAVRRGVGDVQVWLDIGQGRVKGITADVALKGVAARLKRDLPELDLDLLQGRVAWQALPRGYQVELRRITAVGPDLNLPAGNLLFRYEEAGGGAPEKGRLKAEEIALAPLVELALRLPLTASQRSALAETSPRGVIRQLSLEWEGPIASPRRYAAQARFADLGVNAWRKLPGFTRLTGSVDLDEKGGNLLISGQHSAFDLPQVMRNPVGFDTLEVAASWRVREGRVDLTLSRAVFANSDAAGSLSGRYESVPGGPGWVDLTGGLTRANARAVHLYLPRVVGEATHDWLRDALLAGRLTDVRLRLKGDLAHFPFPDDREGLFQVTGRAEDVRLAYAEGWPVGENLRGNVQFRGARFMAGIQGVLAQVRIPRLEVTIDDLTAPEEILRLAGEAQGNAADVLRFINGSPVSVWMDHTLDAAVAEGPVRLALRLNLPLRGGGPAKLSGNLQFANNTLRLSPHLPVFRQVNGRLDFTEKSVTSPRIQLETLGGPATLAFNTGPEGTLRVTASGRATVEGARDWLPPPLRDRLKGGTGWSLNLALAKGLANFNVASDLVGLESTLPAPLNKAPGEARPLRLERRALDAREDLLRIDLGQVLSAQLARRLEEEGMTIRKGRVRLGGGAAATPVHDGVWVEGELPALDVDLWRAVLDGGGGIALPLAGVNLRVAALDVLSRRFHRVHLNAWSQGVQWQATVTADELEGEGAWRSHDGGRLTARLKRLVVPDPLPQPAVPPAGGRDVELPGLDVIADELTIAQLKLGRLELLAAKKDQDWRIEKLRLANPEAQLSATGLWQSWLKEPATRLRMELDVSDVGRFLARLGHPDRIRRGNARLKGEIAWRGGPAAFNLGTLSGNLALEAHSGQFLRIDPGLGKLLGLLSLQSLPRRLTLDFRDVFSEGFAFDNIAATTTIANGVLSTTDFIMQGPAAVVTISGTTDLVRETQNLRIRVVPALGEGVAVAGAFLGGPVVGVTAFLLQKLLKDPVGQMIAYEYQVTGTWADPQVTKVGQGPAGAPTREGAEGTRP from the coding sequence ATGAAGACCCTGTCCCTCAGGGTCGCCGGCTGGGTCTGGCAGACCCTGGCGGCGACGGTCCTGCTCGTGCTCATTCTGGGCGCGGCGGCGGTGCTCACCCTGCGCCACGTGGTGCTGCCGGACATCCAGCGCTATCGCGGGGAAATCGCCACCGCCCTTTCCCGCGCCGTGGGCCAGCCCCTGACCCTCGCCGCGGTGCAGGCCGACTGGAAGGGCCTCTGGCCCCGGCTCACCCTGCAGGGCATCGTTCTCTTCGATGCCCAGGGGCAGCCGGCGCTGACCCTGGAAGAGGTGGATACCCTGCTTTCCTGGCAGTCGGTGCTGGTGGGGGAGCTGCGCCTCAAGCGCCTCATCATCGACCGCCCGCGGCTTGCCATCCGTCGTGAGGCGGATGGCCTCATCTACATCTCGGGCATTCCCGTCAACCGCCCCGGCGCCCGGGCGGGGCTTGCCGACTGGATACTGAGACAGGGGGAAATCCGCATCCAGCATGCCCGCCTCGAGTGGGAGGATCGGCTGCGCGGCGCGCCGCCCTTGGTCCTGGAAAACGTCGGCCTGCGCCTTGACAACGATCCGCTGCTGCGTCGCCATCGCTTCGGCATCGTCGCCGAGGCGCCCCGCGATCTTGCCGGCCCCATCGACCTGCGGGGCGATCTGCGGGGGCGCACCTTCGACGATCCTGCCGGCTGGCGCGGCACCCTCTATGCCCGTCTGCCGGCGACGGATTTGTCCGCTTGGGCGGCGTGGGTGGATTTCCCCTACGCCGTGCGGCGTGGCGTGGGCGATGTGCAGGTCTGGCTCGACATCGGCCAGGGGCGGGTGAAAGGTATCACCGCCGATGTGGCCCTCAAGGGTGTGGCGGCGCGCCTCAAGCGGGACCTGCCGGAGTTGGATCTCGACCTCCTCCAGGGGCGGGTGGCCTGGCAGGCGCTCCCCCGGGGCTATCAGGTGGAATTGCGCCGCATCACCGCCGTGGGGCCCGATCTCAATCTGCCGGCGGGCAATCTGCTTTTCCGCTATGAGGAGGCGGGAGGCGGCGCGCCGGAAAAAGGCCGCCTCAAGGCCGAGGAAATCGCCCTGGCGCCCCTCGTGGAGCTGGCGCTGCGGCTCCCCCTCACCGCCTCCCAGCGCTCGGCCCTGGCGGAGACTTCGCCGCGAGGGGTGATTCGCCAGCTCAGCCTGGAATGGGAGGGGCCCATTGCCTCGCCCCGCCGTTATGCCGCCCAGGCCCGCTTCGCCGACCTGGGCGTCAACGCCTGGCGGAAGTTGCCGGGTTTCACCCGCTTGACGGGCAGCGTGGACCTCGACGAGAAGGGCGGCAACCTCCTCATCAGCGGCCAACACAGCGCCTTCGACCTGCCGCAGGTGATGCGCAATCCCGTGGGCTTCGACACCCTGGAGGTGGCGGCGAGCTGGCGGGTGCGGGAGGGCCGCGTGGATCTCACCCTCTCCCGGGCGGTCTTCGCCAACAGCGATGCCGCGGGAAGCCTCAGTGGCCGTTACGAATCGGTGCCCGGCGGCCCTGGCTGGGTGGACCTCACCGGAGGCCTCACCCGGGCCAATGCCCGCGCCGTGCATCTCTATCTGCCGCGGGTGGTGGGGGAGGCCACTCATGACTGGCTGCGGGATGCGCTCCTGGCCGGGCGGCTGACGGATGTCCGGCTGCGCCTCAAGGGGGACCTCGCCCATTTCCCCTTCCCCGACGACCGCGAGGGTCTCTTTCAGGTCACCGGCCGGGCGGAGGACGTGCGCCTCGCCTATGCCGAGGGGTGGCCGGTAGGGGAGAACCTCCGTGGCAACGTGCAGTTCCGCGGCGCCCGCTTCATGGCAGGGATCCAGGGGGTGCTCGCCCAGGTGCGTATCCCCCGTCTTGAGGTCACCATCGACGACCTCACCGCGCCGGAGGAAATCCTGCGGCTTGCGGGCGAGGCCCAGGGCAACGCGGCGGATGTGCTGCGTTTCATCAATGGGAGTCCCGTTTCCGTGTGGATGGATCACACCCTTGACGCGGCCGTGGCGGAAGGGCCGGTGCGCCTGGCCTTGCGTCTCAACCTGCCTTTGCGGGGCGGTGGCCCGGCCAAGCTTTCCGGCAACCTGCAATTTGCCAACAACACCCTGCGGCTTTCCCCCCATCTGCCCGTCTTCCGTCAAGTCAATGGCCGCCTGGATTTCACGGAAAAGAGTGTTACGAGCCCCCGTATCCAACTGGAAACCCTGGGGGGACCCGCCACCCTCGCCTTCAATACGGGGCCAGAGGGCACCCTGCGGGTCACCGCCAGCGGACGGGCGACGGTGGAAGGGGCGCGCGACTGGCTGCCCCCGCCGTTGCGGGACAGGCTCAAGGGGGGGACGGGTTGGAGTCTGAATCTGGCCCTTGCCAAGGGGCTTGCCAATTTCAACGTGGCCTCCGATCTGGTGGGGCTGGAATCCACGCTGCCCGCGCCCCTCAACAAGGCGCCGGGCGAGGCACGGCCTTTGCGCCTGGAACGGCGGGCGCTTGATGCGCGGGAGGATTTGCTGCGCATTGACCTCGGCCAGGTCCTATCCGCGCAGCTGGCGCGGCGCCTGGAGGAAGAGGGGATGACGATCCGCAAAGGGCGGGTGCGTCTGGGGGGCGGGGCGGCGGCCACACCGGTGCACGACGGCGTGTGGGTGGAGGGCGAGCTGCCGGCACTGGACGTGGACCTCTGGCGGGCCGTCCTCGACGGGGGTGGCGGGATTGCCCTGCCCCTTGCCGGGGTGAACCTGCGGGTGGCGGCGCTCGACGTGCTGAGTCGCCGTTTCCACCGGGTGCACCTCAACGCGTGGAGTCAGGGTGTGCAATGGCAGGCGACGGTGACGGCCGATGAGCTGGAGGGGGAGGGCGCCTGGCGTAGCCACGACGGTGGCCGCTTGACCGCCCGCCTGAAGCGCCTGGTGGTGCCCGACCCCCTGCCGCAACCGGCGGTCCCGCCGGCGGGGGGACGGGATGTGGAGCTGCCCGGCCTGGACGTTATCGCCGATGAACTCACGATCGCCCAGCTCAAGCTGGGGCGGCTGGAACTTCTGGCAGCCAAGAAGGACCAGGACTGGCGCATCGAAAAGCTGCGGCTTGCCAACCCCGAAGCGCAGCTTTCCGCGACCGGCCTGTGGCAGAGCTGGCTCAAGGAGCCCGCCACCCGGCTGCGCATGGAGCTCGACGTCAGCGACGTGGGGCGTTTCCTCGCCCGCCTGGGGCATCCGGACCGCATACGGCGGGGCAATGCCCGGCTCAAGGGGGAAATCGCCTGGCGGGGTGGGCCCGCCGCCTTCAACCTGGGCACCCTCTCCGGCAACCTGGCGCTGGAAGCCCACAGCGGCCAGTTTTTGCGAATCGATCCCGGCCTGGGCAAGCTGTTGGGGCTTTTGAGCCTGCAATCCCTGCCGCGGCGCCTCACCCTGGATTTTCGCGATGTGTTCAGCGAAGGGTTCGCCTTTGATAACATTGCGGCCACCACCACCATCGCCAACGGCGTGCTGAGCACCACCGATTTCATCATGCAGGGGCCCGCCGCCGTGGTCACCATCAGTGGCACCACGGATCTCGTCCGGGAGACGCAGAACCTGCGCATCCGCGTGGTCCCCGCCCTAGGCGAAGGCGTGGCGGTGGCGGGTGCATTCCTGGGCGGCCCCGTGGTGGGGGTCACCGCCTTCCTGCTGCAGAAGCTTCTCAAAGACCCCGTCGGCCAGATGATCGCTTATGAATACCAGGTCACCGGCACCTGGGCGGATCCCCAGGTCACCAAGGTGGGCCAAGGTCCGGCCGGCGCCCCCACCCGGGAAGGCGCCGAGGGGACGCGTCCATGA
- the acs gene encoding acetate--CoA ligase, protein MATIESVLNETRVFPPSEAFARQANVSGMEAYRALCREAEEDYQGFWAKRARQLIDWHKPFTQVLDESNAPFYRWFYDGELNVSYNCLDRHLASKGDKTAIIFESDDGQVRRLTYRELHAQVCRFANGLKSLGVRQGDRVVIYMPMGPEAVIAMQACARIGAIHSVVFGGFSAKSLHERVIDAGAKVIVTADEGLRGGKAVRLKDAVDEALALGGCDTVEKVVVFRRTGNAIAWTAGRDLWWHELADGQASSCDPVWVNAEHPLFILYTSGSTGKPKGVQHSTGGYLLGAILSMLWVFDYKDSDLYWCTADVGWITGHTYVAYGPLALGATILVFEGVPTYPHPGRFWELIQKHKVTTFYTAPTAIRSLIKLGAELPRQYDLSSLRLLGTVGEPINPEAWMWYYEVVGASRCPIVDTWWQTETGSHMIAPLPGAIPTKPGSCTLPLPGIAADVVDEHGQPVPQGQGGFLVIKRPFPSQLRTLWNDPARFKTAYFPEDIAGGRYYLAGDSAHRDQDGYFWIMGRIDDVLNVSGHRLGTMEVESALVANPLVAEAAVVGKPHEIKGEAIVAFVVLKGPRPEGEAAKKIVAELKEWVAKEIGPIARPDEIRFGDNLPKTRSGKIMRRLLRAIAKGEEITQDTSTLENPAILDQLRQVVS, encoded by the coding sequence ATGGCCACCATCGAATCCGTTCTCAACGAAACCCGTGTCTTTCCCCCCAGCGAGGCTTTCGCCAGACAGGCCAACGTGTCGGGCATGGAGGCCTACCGGGCGCTCTGTCGGGAGGCGGAAGAGGATTACCAAGGCTTCTGGGCGAAGCGGGCGCGGCAGCTCATCGATTGGCACAAGCCCTTCACCCAGGTGCTCGACGAAAGCAACGCCCCCTTCTACCGGTGGTTTTACGATGGCGAGCTCAATGTCTCCTACAACTGCCTGGACCGGCATCTCGCCAGCAAGGGCGACAAGACCGCCATCATTTTCGAATCCGATGACGGTCAGGTGCGCCGCCTGACCTACCGGGAGCTCCACGCCCAGGTGTGCCGCTTCGCCAATGGGCTCAAGTCTCTGGGCGTGCGCCAGGGTGACCGGGTGGTGATCTACATGCCCATGGGGCCGGAGGCGGTGATCGCCATGCAGGCCTGTGCCCGCATCGGCGCCATCCATTCCGTGGTCTTCGGCGGCTTCTCCGCCAAAAGCCTGCACGAGCGGGTGATCGACGCCGGGGCCAAGGTGATCGTCACCGCCGATGAGGGCCTGCGCGGCGGCAAGGCGGTGCGGCTCAAGGATGCGGTGGACGAGGCTCTCGCCCTGGGCGGTTGCGATACGGTGGAAAAGGTCGTCGTCTTCCGCCGCACCGGCAATGCCATTGCCTGGACCGCAGGCCGCGATTTATGGTGGCATGAGCTCGCCGACGGGCAGGCTTCAAGCTGCGATCCGGTGTGGGTGAATGCGGAACATCCCCTCTTCATCCTCTACACCTCCGGCTCCACCGGCAAACCCAAGGGGGTGCAGCATTCCACCGGCGGCTATCTTTTGGGGGCGATCCTGTCCATGCTCTGGGTGTTCGACTACAAGGACAGCGACCTCTACTGGTGCACCGCCGACGTGGGCTGGATCACCGGTCACACCTACGTGGCCTATGGCCCGCTGGCGCTGGGGGCCACCATCCTCGTCTTCGAGGGCGTGCCCACCTATCCCCATCCCGGCCGCTTCTGGGAGCTCATCCAGAAGCACAAAGTGACTACCTTCTACACGGCGCCGACGGCGATCCGTTCCCTCATCAAGCTGGGGGCCGAACTGCCCCGCCAATACGATCTTTCCAGCCTGCGCCTTTTGGGCACGGTGGGCGAGCCCATCAATCCGGAAGCCTGGATGTGGTACTACGAAGTGGTGGGGGCATCCCGCTGTCCCATCGTGGATACCTGGTGGCAGACGGAGACGGGTTCCCACATGATCGCGCCCCTGCCGGGGGCGATTCCCACCAAGCCGGGCTCCTGCACCCTGCCACTACCCGGCATTGCCGCCGACGTGGTGGACGAGCACGGCCAGCCGGTGCCCCAGGGGCAGGGAGGCTTCCTCGTCATCAAGCGGCCCTTCCCTTCCCAACTGCGGACGCTGTGGAACGATCCCGCCCGCTTCAAGACCGCCTATTTCCCCGAGGACATCGCCGGTGGCCGCTATTACCTCGCCGGGGATTCCGCCCACCGGGACCAGGACGGCTATTTCTGGATCATGGGCCGCATCGACGACGTGCTCAACGTTTCCGGCCATCGTCTGGGGACCATGGAGGTCGAATCGGCGCTGGTGGCCAATCCCCTGGTGGCGGAGGCTGCCGTGGTGGGCAAACCCCACGAGATCAAGGGCGAGGCCATCGTCGCCTTCGTCGTCCTGAAAGGGCCGCGCCCGGAGGGCGAGGCGGCGAAGAAAATCGTCGCCGAACTCAAGGAATGGGTGGCGAAGGAAATCGGTCCCATCGCCAGACCGGACGAAATCCGCTTTGGTGACAACCTGCCCAAGACCCGTTCCGGCAAGATCATGCGGCGGCTGTTGCGGGCCATCGCCAAGGGCGAGGAGATCACCCAGGACACCTCCACCCTGGAAAACCCGGCCATCCTGGATCAATTGCGGCAGGTGGTGTCCTGA
- the glnE gene encoding bifunctional [glutamate--ammonia ligase]-adenylyl-L-tyrosine phosphorylase/[glutamate--ammonia-ligase] adenylyltransferase — translation MDPALEPALRLSRYLARLFAAEPALAADTAQALGRPWTRAEMEANLGEAADEEALKRNLRRLRKRVYARLIARDSLGLASLEEVMETVTALAEIAILEALRRLDGWLATVYGEPVGEESGARQELVVVAMGKLGGSELNVSSDVDLIYVYPEDGQTRGPRVVSNHEYFTRLGQKLSQTLSELTADGFVFRVDTRLRPWGESGPLVTSFAALEEYFLAHGREWERYAWIKAQPLSGDGEGLMALARPFVYRKYLDYDAIAAMRKLHAQIRREVARRELSDDIKLGPGGIREIEFIAQVFQLIRGGQDPLLQVRPTRAALALLRSRRLLPEETVTALEAAYAYLRRLEHRLQYLDDAQTQRLPENDEDRVRIAAAMGVADWAALRQELDGHRARVQAAFQDVFAGAPEREGEAAGGLAGGKEEAIAELARLGFPNPEETWERLVRLKAGSRYQSLPERSRERFDRLLPLLVRAAAAFPNRDVTLTRLINLLETIARRSSYLALLTEYPQSLNHVARLLSRSPWAAEYLTRHPLLLDELLDVQTLLAPPDWQALAKELRAQLGEGVDPERQMDVLRHFKHTCTFRILARDLEGMLSIEALADELTALADLLLGEVLRLAWLALPRRHRPEPCFAIIGYGKLGGREMGYASDLDIIFLYDDSAEEAQEVYSRLAARINTWLTTYTAAGVLYETDLRLRPEGASGLLVSSIPAFRQYQEESAWTWEHQALTRARWVAGDPQVGEAFATIRHDILCRPRNIEALRADVVAMRQKMLDAHPNRSNLFDLKHDRGGLIDVEFMVQFLVLAHAHQHPELAENVGNLALLGRAAAAGLIDAGEAARVQEAYRTFRRLQHNLRMAGETYARVEAGEVAAHVEAVLHLWRQLLG, via the coding sequence GTGGACCCCGCCCTCGAACCCGCCCTGCGGCTCTCCCGCTATCTTGCGCGACTGTTTGCCGCCGAGCCCGCCCTCGCCGCCGACACCGCACAGGCCCTTGGCCGCCCCTGGACGCGGGCGGAAATGGAGGCAAACCTCGGAGAAGCCGCCGACGAGGAAGCACTCAAACGCAACCTGCGTCGCCTGCGCAAGCGGGTGTATGCGCGGCTCATTGCCCGCGATTCCCTGGGACTGGCAAGCCTCGAGGAAGTCATGGAGACCGTGACCGCCCTGGCGGAAATCGCCATCCTTGAGGCCCTGCGCCGGCTCGACGGCTGGCTTGCCACCGTTTACGGCGAGCCGGTGGGAGAGGAATCCGGCGCCCGCCAGGAACTGGTGGTGGTGGCCATGGGCAAGCTGGGAGGCAGCGAGCTCAATGTCTCCTCCGACGTGGATCTGATCTACGTCTATCCGGAGGACGGGCAGACCCGGGGGCCGCGGGTGGTCTCCAACCACGAATATTTCACCCGGCTGGGGCAGAAACTGAGCCAGACCCTCTCGGAACTGACGGCGGACGGCTTCGTTTTCCGGGTGGACACGCGGTTGCGCCCGTGGGGCGAGTCGGGACCCCTGGTGACCAGTTTCGCCGCCCTGGAGGAGTACTTCCTCGCCCACGGCCGGGAGTGGGAACGCTACGCCTGGATCAAGGCGCAGCCGTTGAGCGGCGACGGCGAGGGCCTGATGGCGCTTGCCCGTCCCTTCGTCTATCGCAAGTACCTCGACTACGATGCCATCGCCGCCATGCGAAAGCTGCACGCACAGATCCGCCGCGAAGTGGCCCGACGGGAGCTTTCGGACGACATCAAGCTGGGGCCCGGCGGCATCCGGGAAATCGAATTCATCGCCCAGGTCTTCCAGCTCATCCGCGGCGGCCAGGATCCCCTGCTCCAGGTGAGGCCCACCCGCGCCGCCCTCGCCCTTTTGCGCAGCCGGCGGCTGCTGCCAGAGGAAACCGTGACGGCGCTTGAAGCCGCCTATGCCTATCTGCGCCGACTGGAGCACCGGCTGCAATACCTGGACGATGCCCAGACCCAGCGGCTGCCCGAGAATGACGAGGATCGAGTGCGTATCGCCGCCGCCATGGGGGTGGCCGACTGGGCCGCCTTGCGACAGGAGCTCGACGGCCACCGGGCGCGGGTGCAGGCCGCCTTTCAGGACGTCTTCGCCGGGGCACCGGAAAGGGAAGGGGAAGCCGCCGGCGGCCTGGCCGGGGGCAAGGAGGAGGCCATCGCGGAGCTTGCGCGCCTGGGCTTTCCCAACCCGGAGGAGACCTGGGAGAGGCTTGTCCGGCTGAAAGCGGGCAGCCGTTACCAGAGTCTGCCGGAAAGAAGCCGGGAACGCTTCGACCGCCTGCTGCCGCTCCTGGTGCGTGCCGCCGCGGCCTTCCCCAATCGCGACGTCACCCTCACCCGCCTCATCAACCTGCTGGAAACCATCGCCCGGCGCTCCAGCTACCTCGCCCTGCTCACGGAATATCCGCAAAGCCTCAACCATGTGGCGCGACTGTTGAGCCGCAGCCCCTGGGCGGCGGAATACCTCACCCGCCATCCGCTGTTGCTCGATGAGCTGCTGGATGTGCAAACCTTGCTTGCCCCGCCGGACTGGCAAGCGCTGGCGAAGGAGCTGCGCGCGCAGCTGGGCGAGGGCGTGGACCCGGAGCGGCAGATGGACGTGCTGCGCCATTTCAAGCACACCTGCACCTTCCGGATCCTCGCCCGCGACCTGGAAGGCATGCTCTCCATCGAGGCACTCGCCGACGAGCTCACTGCACTCGCCGATCTGCTGCTTGGCGAAGTGCTGCGTCTTGCCTGGCTTGCCCTGCCCCGCCGGCACCGGCCCGAGCCCTGTTTCGCCATCATCGGCTACGGCAAGCTGGGCGGGCGGGAAATGGGCTATGCCTCGGACCTGGACATCATCTTCCTCTACGACGATTCGGCCGAGGAAGCCCAGGAGGTCTACAGCCGGCTGGCGGCCCGCATCAACACGTGGCTCACCACCTACACCGCCGCCGGGGTGCTCTACGAGACCGACCTCAGACTGCGGCCGGAGGGGGCCTCGGGGCTTCTGGTGAGCTCCATTCCCGCCTTCCGCCAATACCAGGAGGAAAGCGCCTGGACCTGGGAACACCAGGCCCTCACCCGTGCCCGCTGGGTGGCAGGCGACCCGCAGGTGGGCGAGGCCTTTGCCACCATCCGTCACGACATCCTCTGCCGGCCGCGGAACATCGAGGCCCTGCGTGCCGACGTGGTGGCCATGCGGCAAAAGATGCTCGATGCGCATCCCAACCGCTCCAATCTCTTCGACCTCAAACACGATCGCGGTGGCCTCATCGATGTGGAGTTCATGGTGCAGTTTCTTGTGCTGGCCCATGCCCACCAGCATCCGGAACTCGCCGAGAACGTGGGCAACCTCGCCCTTTTGGGGCGCGCCGCCGCTGCCGGTCTCATCGATGCCGGTGAAGCGGCGCGGGTGCAGGAGGCCTACCGCACCTTTCGTCGCCTGCAGCACAACCTGCGCATGGCGGGCGAAACCTACGCCCGCGTCGAAGCGGGCGAGGTGGCCGCCCACGTGGAGGCGGTCCTGCACCTCTGGCGGCAGCTTTTGGGCTGA
- a CDS encoding branched-chain amino acid transaminase: MSMADRDGLIWYDGRMVPWRQATTHVLTHTLHYGMGVFEGVRAYKTEKGTAIFRLREHTDRLFRSAHILGMKLPFDKETLSQAQLAAVRENGLDSAYIRPMAFYGSEAMGISAKNLSVHVIVAAWKWGAYLGQEALEKGIRVKTSSFSRHHVNVTMCKAKANGNYMNSILAHKEAEQDGYDEALLLDVDGFVAEGSGENIFIVRNGKLYTPDLTSALEGITRDTIITLAQEIGVPVIEKRITRDEVYSADEAFFTGTAAEVTPIRELDGRVIGEGRRGPVTTRLQTLFFECVTGRHPQHQDWLTYV, translated from the coding sequence ATGTCCATGGCGGACCGGGACGGACTCATCTGGTACGACGGCAGGATGGTGCCGTGGCGGCAGGCCACCACCCACGTCCTCACCCACACCCTGCACTACGGCATGGGGGTGTTCGAAGGCGTGCGCGCCTACAAGACCGAAAAAGGCACGGCCATCTTCCGTCTCAGGGAACATACCGACCGCCTGTTCCGCTCCGCCCACATCCTGGGCATGAAACTGCCCTTCGACAAGGAAACCCTCTCCCAGGCCCAGCTTGCTGCGGTGCGGGAAAACGGCCTCGATTCCGCCTACATCCGCCCCATGGCCTTCTACGGTTCGGAAGCCATGGGCATTTCGGCGAAGAACCTTTCCGTCCACGTCATCGTCGCCGCCTGGAAATGGGGGGCCTACCTGGGCCAGGAAGCCCTGGAGAAGGGCATCCGGGTGAAGACCTCGTCCTTTTCCCGGCATCACGTCAACGTGACCATGTGCAAGGCGAAGGCCAACGGCAATTACATGAACTCCATCCTGGCGCACAAGGAGGCGGAACAGGATGGCTATGACGAGGCCCTGCTCCTCGACGTGGACGGCTTCGTCGCCGAAGGCTCGGGGGAGAACATCTTCATCGTGCGTAACGGCAAACTCTACACCCCCGATCTCACCTCCGCCCTGGAGGGCATCACCCGCGACACCATCATCACCCTGGCGCAGGAAATCGGCGTGCCGGTGATCGAAAAGCGCATCACCCGCGACGAGGTCTATAGCGCCGATGAAGCCTTCTTCACCGGCACGGCGGCGGAAGTGACCCCCATCCGCGAGCTGGATGGCCGCGTCATCGGCGAGGGACGCCGCGGCCCCGTCACCACCCGCCTGCAGACGCTGTTCTTCGAGTGCGTCACCGGCCGCCATCCCCAGCACCAGGATTGGCTCACCTACGTCTGA